The genome window CAATTACACCAACCCCGATTCCCCGGTGAATACTGATAGTAATGAGGTCGCGAATATTATCAGCTACACAAAAGTCATTCTCAAACACCGCTGATAGGTTCGCCTCGTTCTCTAGGACGACCGGTACGCCAAACTCCTTCTCGAAGTACCCCTGCAGGTCAATTCCGTCGAGGTCTAAGAACGGGGAATCCAGCACCTTGTTATGGTACACAATCCCATGAATTGAAAAGGCGATTGCTAGCAGGCCGCGGTTGGTCTGGTCAAACTCCTGCATCTGTTGAATTTCTTTTTTAATCATCTGCATAATCGTCAGAATATCGAAACGCTCGATTGGCTGTCGATTATAGCGGATAATTTCCCCATTAATGTAGTTAAACATCGAGGCCATATAGGCAGTCCCGATGTTGAAACTCGCCACGAAACCATAGTTAGGGTTCAAGCGAACCAGGTTAGGCTTCCGTCCCCCACTACTCGTTGACTCGCCCTGACGCACTTCCTGAATCAAGCCAGCATCATCTAACTCGGTATAGATTGAGGAAACGGTCGACTTGTTCAGCTTTAGTTGACGGGCGATTTCCGCCCGCGAAGTTTCTTGGTTGTTAAATAGTTGTTGTAATACTAATTTTCGATTGTTTATTCGCGATAAATTGCGATGGTCAATTGTCATGTTATCCCTACTTCATCCATTAATATCCAATGCCCTTATTATAACACGTTTGCTAGTCATGCTTACGCAACAGCCATAATTCTAAATAGCACCATAAGATAATTAATAGGACACAGTAGGCTGTAGCAAGCCACGCAATTGCTTTTACTAGGAGCCAACCAGTCAGCGCCGTAATAATTTGAAAACAGATGGTCAAAACAATCCAGGCGACTAAACGGTGCTGGACTCGCTGCTGTTGTTGATAAATTTTTTCTTTATCCATAAAAAAGAACTGGGGATTACTCTCCAGTTCCTCCTTAATCCTAGTTGTTCTTTTCCATTTCAGCGCGGAGCTGCTTGCCGACTTCTTCGTAACCCGGCTTGCCCAGCAGGCCAAACATGTTGGTCTTGTAGGCTTCCACCCCTGGTTGGTTGAATGGGTTGATCCCGTTCAGGTAACCGGAAATCCCCATGGCCACCTCAAAGAAGTAGATCAGGTAGCCCAGCGTGTATTCATTTTCTTCTGGGATGTGAACGGTCATTACTGGTACGCCACCAGCCGTGTGGGCAGCCACTACAGCTTCGTAGGCCTTGGTGTTGGCGAAGTCCATCGTCTTCCCTTCCAGGTAGCCGAGGCCGTCAAGGTTATCTTCTTCGCTTGGGATCTCCACGTCGAAGTTTGGCTTGTCGAGCTTCACAACGGTTTCCATCAGGAAGCGGCGTCCTTCTTGGATGTATTGACCAAGTGAGTGGAGGTCAGTCGTGAAGTTAGCACTGGATGGGTAAATGCCCTTCTGGTCCTTCCCTTCGGATTCACCGGCCAGCTGCTTCCACCATTCGGCGAACATCCGCATGTTGGGCTCGTAGTTTTCCAGGAGTTCAGTCTCGTAGCCCTTCCGGTAGAGGATGTTCCGGTAGGCGGCGTACTGGTAAGCCTCGTTCTTGGACAGGTCTGGGTTAACGTAGTCCTGTTCCGCCTGGGCCGCACCAGCCATCAGTTGGTCAATGTCGGCACCAGAAGCGGCGATTGGCAGGAGGCCAACCGGGCAGAGGACGGAGTAACGGCCACCGACCCCATCAGGAATGACGAAGGATTCGTAACCGTTGGCGTCGGCCTCGGTCTTCAACGCCCCCTTGGCCTTGTCGGTCGTGGCGTAAATCCGCTTGTTAGCTTCTTCCAGACCGTACTTTTCAATCAGCTTCTTCTTGAAAATCCGGAAGGCAATGGACGGTTCGGTCGTCGTCCCGGACTTGGAAACGACATTGACGGAGAAGTCCTTGTCACCAATCAGTTCCAGCAGGTCGTGAACGTAGGTCGAGCTGAGGGAGTTCCCGGCAAAGATGACCAGTGGGTACTTCCGGTCTTTGGCGTCCTGCGCCTGATAAAAAGTGTTGTGGAGGAAGTCGATTGCCATCTGAGCACCGAGGTAGGAGCCCCCGATTCCGATGACAACTAAGATGTCGGAGTCGGACTGGATCTTCTTGGCGGCTTGCTTGATCCGCTCAAATTCATCCTTATCGTACTCGCTTGGAAGGTGGAGCCAGTCGCGGTAGGCGGCCCCGGCACCGGTCCCGTTGCGGAGTTCATCATCTGCGGCCTTGACCATTGCCTGCATCTCGCCGAGTTCGTTGTCATGAACAAATTGTTTCAAAGCACTGCTATCGAATTTTACCTGTGTCATTATAAGCGCTTCTTTCTAAAATAAATTATTTTACTTAATCATAATAGCGGATAATGTAGTCGGTTTCAATCGGAAAGGACAAATCTGTTTAGTGCTCGTAGAAGCCCCTAAACACTGCCATAATAGTATTTAGAACAGTAAAGGAGTGAATTAAGATGGAAGAAAATACCAAGAGAATGCTGGCGGGCAAGCCCTATTGCCCAGCCACTGCGGAGTTAGACGCGTTCGCCCAGTTCGCTCACCGCCTGTGCCGTGACTACACATTGACTACGGATGAAGATACCGTCGAACGAACAGCCATTATCGAAAAACTATTCCCCAACCATGGTGCTAGCACCTATATTCAGGGTCCCATGTTTGTCGACTATGGTCGGTTTACAACCCTTGGTGATAATTTCTACGCCAATGCCAATTTAACGCTTCTCGACACCTGTCCCGTCACCATTGGCGATAACGTCATGTGCGGCCCGAACGTCTCCATTATTACCGCCATGCACCCGCTCCGTTACCAGCAGCGTAACCCACGCCAGCTTCCAGACGGCCGCTTTGCTGACTACGAGTACGGCAAACCCGTTACGATTGGCAGCAATTGCTGGCTAGCCGCCAACGTCACAATCTGCCCAGGGGTCACGATTGGCGACGGCTGTGTCATCGGCGCAGGCGCCGTCGTTACACAAGATATGCCGGCCAACTCGCTGGCACTCGGTGTTCCTGCCAAGGCAGTCCGTCAAATCACTGAAGACGATAACCTAGACAGTCTCCCATATTAGAGCGTCTCACCGCCACTGATGTGCACAGCTAGCGCGTTCTAGTATTATCACCTTTAAAACAGCTAAGAGGCTAAGTTAATGCTCAGCCTCGTTTTTTATTTCTATTTATTTCCCGGGAAATTATTTAGTGGGCAAATGCCGTCAAGATACTCCCAGCGACAATTAAGATAATTCCGGCAATTGTAAAGGCCATTTCACGGCTGGTCTTGTGTTCATGTAATACTAATACTCCCCCTATAGTGGCGATTACCACGTTCATTTGGGTAAAGACAAAGGCCACGTTGACCCCGAGCGCCCGGCCAGCAAAGATATAGGCTAGGGCAGCGATACCCCAGGAAAGGCCCCCGAAGATATTCAAGTACTGTTCCTTTTGCTTGAAGGCCTTCGCATTGCCAGAAACAAAGGTGTAAATCACAGCACCAATCAAAATCCCAATCATTTCTGGCAGAAAGATTCCCAACGACTTTTCGTCTTTAAGCCACGGAATCTTTGGAAAGGCGGAGTAAACCCAGTAACCAAAGGTTGTGCACAGCAGGAAGAAGAAGTTCTTAACCGTTACCCGCTTACCAGAGCTTTCGTCGGTCACGGAGGTCATCAGGGCACCAATGATTACGACAAGCAAAGCACCAAAACCAATCAGGCGGGCCATCGTAGAATGCCACTCACCAAAGATGATGACCCCAATCAGGGAATTCCCAATCAGTTGGAACACAGTCGATAGCGGGATAGTATTAGAAACGCCCATCCGTTTGAAGGACACGAACTGACCAATCTGACCAGTCGACCAGAGCGCCCCACAAATAACGGAAATCCAGAAGCCGCGGGCACTAACAACTACGGCACCAGGGTTACCCGATAGCTGTGCAGTCAGAAAAGCAATTAAACCAATGATTGTGGCCCCGGCACCAATTCCAAAGGTCTGGTTAATCGTCGAGCCACCAACTTTACCGGTAATCAGGGGCATAATCCCCCAACCGACAGCCGGCACCAATGCAAGTAGATAAGTTAACACCATAACAATTCTCTCCTATCAATCAATCTACAAGATGATAATCTATCACACTGGAAACGCTTGCACAAGTCCGGAAATTTCGGTCTACCGGTTAAAGTGCTGGTACTAATAGCAAGTAAAGCCTTTTATAAAAAATTGGTCTTATTGGAGCACACCTTTAATTTTCATCTTTCGCCTGCTGATTGCGCAGGGCGGTTTGACTATCGGGGAAGAAAACTGTAAAGGTGCTCCCCTTGCCCAATTCACTCTTTACCGTGATTTTACCGCTATGGAGCTGGACCAACTGGTGAACGATTGCCAGGCCCAGCCCGGACTCCCCGTATTTGGTATTCATCCGTGACTTGTCGGCCTTATAGTAGCGTTCCCAGATGTTGTCCTGCTGGTCAGCCGTCATCCCGATACCGTTATCCTGAACGACAAACTGCGTCCCGTGTCCTCGCTGTTGACCGCTAATCTTAATCACACCATTTTCCGTGAACTGAATTGCGTTTTGGATAATATTAAACATAATTTGCACGAAGCGGTCGTAATCGGCATACACCAAGAGACCGTCTGGCACTGACAATTCCAGTTGGTCGCCTTGCGCACGGGCCTTCTTTCCTAACTGCTCCTTGAGGTTTTGGAGAACCGCAGATGCGTCAAACAGCTTTCGTTCCATCGAAATTTGGTTTGTCCGAATCTTTTCGTAATTCAAATTGTCGTTGACCAGGCGGATCAACCGCTTGGTCTCATTCTGCATCAATTCGATGCTATGCTGCTTATCTTCTTCTGGAATCACGTCATATTGAAGCCCCTCGAGGATTCCGTTAATCGTCGTCAACGGAGTCCGCATTTCATGAGCGGCATTGGCCATAAACTGACGCCGCCGCTCCTCCTGGGAGTGGATTTCTTCGTGCGAACTCTGCAGCGAGGCCGTCATCTGGTTAAAGCTCCGCCCCAAGTCCCCAATTTCATCATTACCCAAAATCCGCAGACGGACATCGTAATTGCCTTTAGCAACCTGGTGGGTCAGCTCACGCAGCCGTTTGATCCGAACGGTAATTGACCGGGAAAAGAAGTAGCTGACCAGCAACGTCATCAAGCCGGCGAAGAGGAGCGCCACTAACAAGTTCAGCTTGATCTGGTGCATATTCCGTTCAATCGGTGACACAAAGGTCGCAATCGCTACTACGGCTACTAGCTTGTTCTTGTTACGGTAAGGGCGGATAATTTCGGTCATCCGGGGCATATTAGTCGCCGCAACCTGCTTGGAAAGCCGGGGAGTAGTCATCTTAACGTAGATAGTCTCCCCCTTTTCCAGCTTTGCCCACTTAGCAGCCGTAATGGTTGGGGTAAAGCCGTTGCTGGCAAAGAGTTGTTCCTGGTCCCGTCCATAGATGGCAAAATGAACGTCCTGATGGCTCAGCAAGCGAGCATCCGAATGCAGGGCAGGAGTTACAAAACCGGCAAAGGAGTGGTCAACCGGGTCGTAACGAATTGAATCCTCGACCAAACTATCGGCATCCTGCCGGAGCTGCCGCCAGGTATCCTGGTACATCGACTGGTTAGTCACCTTAATAAAGGAAATACTTAAAATCACCATCAAAATCACGATGATGGTGAAAAAGCTGAGCATCAGCCGGTACATTAACTTCATTTTAGTCAGCTTCGTCATCAAACTTATAGCCTACTCCCCATACCGTCTTAATTACCTGTGGTCCCAAGTCTTCCAGCTTCTGCCGGAGCTTCTTGATATGGGCATCGACAGTCCGTTCATCCCCATAGTATTCATAGTCCCAGACAAGCTGGAGGAGCTGCTCCCGGGTAAACACCTGCCGTGGCTTGGAAGCCAGCGTCTTGAGAAGGTCGAATTCCTTTGGTGTCAGGTCATCGATTTGCTGGTCGTAGAGAAAGACTTCCCGGGTCTTAGTGTTCATCCGGAAGTTCTTGGTTTTAACATCAAAATCACGGTCAGCAGCCCCCGGCTGTTCTGCCGGCTGCTTGGCAAGCTGGCTCCGGCGATAGAGTGCCTTAATGCGGGCAATCAGTGTAATCGCGCTAAAGGGCTTGGTAACGTAGTCATCAGCGCCGATTTCCAGGCCAAGCACCTGGTCACTCTCGGTATCCCGGGCGGTCAGCATGATCAGCGGTACCGTCGGCGAAACCCGCCGAATATCCGCAGCCACCTGCATCCCATCCTTCTTGGGTAAATTAAGGTCCAGCAAGATGACATCCCACTTGTCCGGGGCAGCGTTAAACTTTTCCTCCGCTTCCACCCCGTCATAGGCAAACTCATACTGCCAATTTTGCTTTTTTAAGAACATTGCCATCATTTCACAGACGGAATGGTTGTCTTCAATCATCAGGATATTCACAATGATCCTCCTTTAACTCTATTTAAGTGAAATATTCAGGCGCCGCCGCAGGGGTTTAGCAAACAGGAGCGCAATCAATGCCCCAATCAGCCCCTGGATGGTATTAGGGATAACCCCCAGTGTCCCGGTCGCCCAATTGTACAGGAACGAGTCGGCAAAGAAGTAGCAGACCACCATCACAATAATTCCAACTGCAAGGCCCAGGAAGCGGCCCCAACACCCTGGCAGCCAACGCATTATCAGGCCGGTCAGCAAGCCCTCTAGTCCGTGGGCAATAAACGAAAACGGAGCATACTGGGCAAAGCCGGAAATCAGGTCTAAGAAGAGGCCGGCAAAGCCCCCAATCGTACCTCCATACCAGGGACCGAGCAGCATGGCCCCAATAAAAATGGCGGCATCACAAAGGTTCACGTTCCCCCGCGTCCACGGTAACGGAATTAAAAAGAGGCGGCCGAAGACGATTGCCAGCGCCAAGAGCATTGCTGCCAAAGTCATTTTTTTAGTTTGTACTTGTTTTTGCATTGCTATTTCTCCCTCGTTAAATAAGTCACTAACTTCTTGAGCTGCATTCCCAGCAGACGCTCTCCCATGGGTACGGCCGCGGTCTCCTTGACTGCGACGGCGAGGGCCTGGGTAGCCTGGTCAACGGCAGTGTGCAACCTACTGCCCCGCGTTAAGTAGCCGTAAAGGAGTGCCGCAAAGCAGTCACCGGTTCCGTAAAAATGTCCCGGGAAATAATCGGCCCCACTAAAAAGCAGCTGGTCACCGTGGACCAGCCAGGAGCCGATTTGGCCATCCTGGTGGATCCCGGTAACGACCAGCTGACCGGTAATGCCGGCCTGGTGGAGCAGTTTCGCCATGTGCAGGCATTCTTCCGGGTTGGGCTCACTGATACTTTGCCCGGTCATCAAGCACAGTTCGGTCCAATTAGGGGTCAGCACGGTCGCATCCCGGCACAGGTCACAGAGGGCCGCGGGGTACGTAGCCGGCAAGCCCGGATAAAGGCGGCCTTGGTCCGCCATCACCGGGTCGACCACAAGCTGGTTGGGGACCAAATCGTGGATGATCTGGCGGACAGTGTGAACTTCCTGGGCGCTACCGAGGTAACCAACCAGGGCCCCCTGGAAGGGTAACTGAAGCTGGGACCAATGCTGGGCAGTCGCCTGTTGCCAGTTGGTCGTGTCCAAGGCGACTGGGGTGGCAAAGCCCTCAGTCTGGGTGGACAGGACCGTAGCGGGCAGGAGAGCGGTCGTAATCCCCATTGCTTGAAGAATTGTCGTTGCGGCCACTAGTGAAATCTGACCGAGCGCTGAAAAATCCTCAATGATAATACTTGCTTTAGTTTCGACGACGTCCCGCCCCCTTAGTTAATCTTCCATCATTATATACTTCTCCCGTGAAAATTTGAAAGGAGATTAGACAATTTGCCCCTTGAACAGCGGTAGCAAAAAACAAGCCAGCCGTACCGCCACTAGCAGGAAAGGAAAATTGCCCGTGGATTGGTCCCAAGGGCTTCGCAACCAACTTCGGGAGAAAAATAAAAAGCTGATTGTCAACGTTTAACACCATTGACAATCAGCAAAATCCTTAAAAATGGAGATGACGGAACCCAAAGTAAGATGAGTATGATCTTAATGAATCCACAGAACCACCGCACTATTGATATCATTCAGTCTCGTAATTCGCGTTTTATGCGTAATTATTTTCTTTCTCACTACTCTAAAAAGACGCAGCGGTCGGTTAAGATTGTCGTTGTTGATCTGTTTGAACCTTATCGTAACTTAATTCATGACTTATTTCCCAAGGCAATAATCATCGCTGATCATTTTCACGTCGTTGCACAAGCTTACCGGGCCCTTCAAAGTGTCCGGATCAAAGTAATGAAAGCATATGGTCCCAGTACTCATGAATGCCGAGTCCTGAAACATTACTGGAAGCTATTAATGGTTAAGAGAGACCAACTTGATTACCTACACTACTATTCACGACGTAACTTTCACTATTCCTGGTTATCCAATCAAGAAGTCGTCGAACGACTGCTTGCTTTTTCCCCAGACCTGGAAGCTGCTTACGAATACTATCAAGACCTAATAGCCTCAATTAGTCACCATAGTTAGGCCTTATTAGATCAGTTAATTAAGCAAACTAATTTACCAAGGGCTATGAAACGAGTTAAGCGAACCCTCGCTAAGCACCGACAAGAGATTATTACCAGCTTTCACACCCGACTAACCAACGGGCCAATCGAAGGCACCAATAATAAAATTAAAGTAATCAAACAGACCGCATATGGCTATCGCAACTTCTTCCATTTCCGGATTAGGATTCTCGTTTCGTTGAAGACTTCTAATCTCATGATTCGGGAATTATCAAAAAAAGAAAACTAGACCAATAGCTAAAGTTGCTTAGTCTAGTTCTCTATATTCTCTTCATCCTTACCGATTAACAAAGAGTCTAATTTACCAACAAAAAAAGGACTGCTTACAATAAATACTAAGTAGTCCTTTTCATAGTTTAGACGAATCGAATACAGCACTTAAATATTGGGAAAGAAAATTATGTTATCTAGTTGCGTTTCTTCTTCAATCCGCCTAAACCAAGCATTGCCAGTAAGCCAGCTAAACCTAATCCAGCTACAGCCGCATCATTCTTAGTATTACCTGTTTGTGGTAATGCTTGCTTGTTGTTTTGACTGTTGTCACCATTACCGTTGTTAGTAACATTAGTGTTTACGGTCTTGTTGCCATTACCGTTTTGGGTACCATTATTGATACCGTTGTTATTACCTGGGTTAGTATTGTGGTTACCATTATCACCAGGGTTAGTGTTATGGTTGCGGTCATCGCCAGGAGTGGTATTGTTCCTATCGTAACCAACGTAAACAGTAGTACCGTCAACTGGGTTGCCATCCTTATCTAATGCAGAAGTAGATGGAACAGCAGAAGCATTTACCTTTTGACCGTCATTGCCAATCTTGTAGTAAGAAGTGTAACCATCAACTGGTGTAATGTTTTTAGAAGCAAATTTGTCCGCACTCAAAGCTTCCCACTTACCATATGTAGCAGGATCGCCATTACCGTAGATAGTCATTGTCCGACCAAAGTCTAGACTCTGAGCCTCAGTTGTTTGTTGACCAGATACTGAAGTAGTCACAATATCACGGGTAACCGTCTTGAACATTTCCTTATATTCAGGGTTCGTTGGATCAACCTTGGTTGGATCAAGTGACTTATTAACGAAGACTTTAGCAGTTGCCGTGTTGCTTGAACCATCTTTATAGGTTACTGTTACTGGAATATCATATTCAGTAGCATCATCTGGAGCAGTAAATGTAATAGCACCAGAGGTATTATCGATAGTTACAGTTACTGGGTTCTTACTATTCTTATCATTAATGGTCATATTAGTTGTGCCATCTTTAAATGCGTAAGTATGACCAGGAACATCTGTAACTGCTTCACTATCCTTAGTGAAGCTAGGAGAACCAGTATTTACAGAACTATTAGCCGCAACAGTTGTGTCTGTGTAAGCTGGAATGTATTGATCAGCGTTACTCTTATCGTAACCAACGTAAACAGTAGTACCGGCAACTGGGTTGCCATCCTTATCTAATGCAGAAGCAGATGGAACAGCAGAAGCATATACCTTTTGACCGTCATTGCCAATCTTGTAGTAAGAAGTGTAACCATCAACTGGTGTAATGTTTTTAGAAGCAAATTTGTCCGCACTCAAAGCTTCCCACTTACCATATGTAGCAGGATCGCCATTACCGTAGATAGTCATTGTCCGACCAAAGTCTAGACTCTGAGTCTTAGTTGTTTGTTGACCAGATACTGAAGTAGTCACAATATCACGGGTAACCGTCTTGAACATTTCCTTATATTCAGGGTTCGTTGGATCAACCTTGGTTGGATCAAGTGACTTATTAACGAAGACTTTAGCAGTTGCCGTGTTGCTTGAACCATCTTTATAGGTTACTGTTACTGGAATATCATATTCAGTAGCATCATCTGGAGCAGTAAATGTAATAGCACCAGAGGTATTATCGATAGTTACAGTTACTGGGTTCTTACTATTCTTATCATTAATGGTCATATTAGTTGTGCCATCTTTAAATGCGTAAGTATGACCAGGAACATCTGTAACTGCTTCACTATCCTTAGTGAAGCTAGGAGAACCAGTATTTACAGAACTATTAGCCGCAACAGTTGTGTCTGTGTAAGCTGGAATGTATTGATTAGCGTAATTCTTGATGTGGACCGGAACATACCAGAACGTACCACTGCCGTCTTGATAGTCAATATCTACCATAATAGTGAAGTCATCAGTAGTGACATCCTTTGCTACAGTTACGGTTACTTTACCAGTCTTTGAATCAACAGAGGCAGTGAGACCCTTTGGAGGATTAAAAGGAGCTCCGTGTGTGTCACCAGTAAGTTTGTAACCAGTAATTGTCCCATCTGGCATCATATAAGGCATCATTGGCGTTTGGGTCTTAGTAACTGGGGTATCAGTTGTTGGACGCTCAAAATACATCGGAAGGTAGGTTACTTGGTACTTGTCACTATCAGTACTATCATCACTATCACCAATAGCATAAAGACTTAGTGCATTGTTATAATAACTCGTTGCACCGCTCTGAGCTGTCTGAGCTGATGGGTTATTATTGCTTTGTACTTTCGTAGGTGTAACTGCTGGATCACTAGTAGTTGGTGTGGTTTGATCGTCGGCTGAAGCACTCATTCCCATAGATGGGTTATTATTGCTTTGTACTTTCGTAGGTGTAACTGCTGGATCACTAGTAGTTGGTGTGGTTTGATCGTCGGCTGAAGCACTCATTCCCATAAATGTGAAACCAATCAAAACCGAAGCAACTCCAATGGTTAATTTCTTAATCGT of Limosilactobacillus oris contains these proteins:
- a CDS encoding ROK family transcriptional regulator produces the protein MTIDHRNLSRINNRKLVLQQLFNNQETSRAEIARQLKLNKSTVSSIYTELDDAGLIQEVRQGESTSSGGRKPNLVRLNPNYGFVASFNIGTAYMASMFNYINGEIIRYNRQPIERFDILTIMQMIKKEIQQMQEFDQTNRGLLAIAFSIHGIVYHNKVLDSPFLDLDGIDLQGYFEKEFGVPVVLENEANLSAVFENDFCVADNIRDLITISIHRGIGVGVIANGQLYRGNRGMAGEIGRTLMIDRFATGSKKLVKMESLCSEDAIIGQVKAVKGIDKISSAELVRLYHYDSQVLQIFDHAAELIAEASYNAIVSFGPQEVYFNSTLFEDIPELYEQIRTKLVEMGAFSPIKKIVGSRMTSLLGASSLAIHRALQLDHYQLRLRWPNEVKNVE
- a CDS encoding glucose-6-phosphate isomerase, with the protein product MTQVKFDSSALKQFVHDNELGEMQAMVKAADDELRNGTGAGAAYRDWLHLPSEYDKDEFERIKQAAKKIQSDSDILVVIGIGGSYLGAQMAIDFLHNTFYQAQDAKDRKYPLVIFAGNSLSSTYVHDLLELIGDKDFSVNVVSKSGTTTEPSIAFRIFKKKLIEKYGLEEANKRIYATTDKAKGALKTEADANGYESFVIPDGVGGRYSVLCPVGLLPIAASGADIDQLMAGAAQAEQDYVNPDLSKNEAYQYAAYRNILYRKGYETELLENYEPNMRMFAEWWKQLAGESEGKDQKGIYPSSANFTTDLHSLGQYIQEGRRFLMETVVKLDKPNFDVEIPSEEDNLDGLGYLEGKTMDFANTKAYEAVVAAHTAGGVPVMTVHIPEENEYTLGYLIYFFEVAMGISGYLNGINPFNQPGVEAYKTNMFGLLGKPGYEEVGKQLRAEMEKNN
- a CDS encoding sugar O-acetyltransferase, translated to MEENTKRMLAGKPYCPATAELDAFAQFAHRLCRDYTLTTDEDTVERTAIIEKLFPNHGASTYIQGPMFVDYGRFTTLGDNFYANANLTLLDTCPVTIGDNVMCGPNVSIITAMHPLRYQQRNPRQLPDGRFADYEYGKPVTIGSNCWLAANVTICPGVTIGDGCVIGAGAVVTQDMPANSLALGVPAKAVRQITEDDNLDSLPY
- a CDS encoding GRP family sugar transporter — translated: MVLTYLLALVPAVGWGIMPLITGKVGGSTINQTFGIGAGATIIGLIAFLTAQLSGNPGAVVVSARGFWISVICGALWSTGQIGQFVSFKRMGVSNTIPLSTVFQLIGNSLIGVIIFGEWHSTMARLIGFGALLVVIIGALMTSVTDESSGKRVTVKNFFFLLCTTFGYWVYSAFPKIPWLKDEKSLGIFLPEMIGILIGAVIYTFVSGNAKAFKQKEQYLNIFGGLSWGIAALAYIFAGRALGVNVAFVFTQMNVVIATIGGVLVLHEHKTSREMAFTIAGIILIVAGSILTAFAH
- a CDS encoding sensor histidine kinase — protein: MKLMYRLMLSFFTIIVILMVILSISFIKVTNQSMYQDTWRQLRQDADSLVEDSIRYDPVDHSFAGFVTPALHSDARLLSHQDVHFAIYGRDQEQLFASNGFTPTITAAKWAKLEKGETIYVKMTTPRLSKQVAATNMPRMTEIIRPYRNKNKLVAVVAIATFVSPIERNMHQIKLNLLVALLFAGLMTLLVSYFFSRSITVRIKRLRELTHQVAKGNYDVRLRILGNDEIGDLGRSFNQMTASLQSSHEEIHSQEERRRQFMANAAHEMRTPLTTINGILEGLQYDVIPEEDKQHSIELMQNETKRLIRLVNDNLNYEKIRTNQISMERKLFDASAVLQNLKEQLGKKARAQGDQLELSVPDGLLVYADYDRFVQIMFNIIQNAIQFTENGVIKISGQQRGHGTQFVVQDNGIGMTADQQDNIWERYYKADKSRMNTKYGESGLGLAIVHQLVQLHSGKITVKSELGKGSTFTVFFPDSQTALRNQQAKDEN
- a CDS encoding response regulator transcription factor — protein: MNILMIEDNHSVCEMMAMFLKKQNWQYEFAYDGVEAEEKFNAAPDKWDVILLDLNLPKKDGMQVAADIRRVSPTVPLIMLTARDTESDQVLGLEIGADDYVTKPFSAITLIARIKALYRRSQLAKQPAEQPGAADRDFDVKTKNFRMNTKTREVFLYDQQIDDLTPKEFDLLKTLASKPRQVFTREQLLQLVWDYEYYGDERTVDAHIKKLRQKLEDLGPQVIKTVWGVGYKFDDEAD
- a CDS encoding ECF transporter S component; its protein translation is MQKQVQTKKMTLAAMLLALAIVFGRLFLIPLPWTRGNVNLCDAAIFIGAMLLGPWYGGTIGGFAGLFLDLISGFAQYAPFSFIAHGLEGLLTGLIMRWLPGCWGRFLGLAVGIIVMVVCYFFADSFLYNWATGTLGVIPNTIQGLIGALIALLFAKPLRRRLNISLK
- a CDS encoding PfkB family carbohydrate kinase, encoding MAATTILQAMGITTALLPATVLSTQTEGFATPVALDTTNWQQATAQHWSQLQLPFQGALVGYLGSAQEVHTVRQIIHDLVPNQLVVDPVMADQGRLYPGLPATYPAALCDLCRDATVLTPNWTELCLMTGQSISEPNPEECLHMAKLLHQAGITGQLVVTGIHQDGQIGSWLVHGDQLLFSGADYFPGHFYGTGDCFAALLYGYLTRGSRLHTAVDQATQALAVAVKETAAVPMGERLLGMQLKKLVTYLTREK
- a CDS encoding Rib/alpha-like domain-containing protein; this encodes MLSRNNWKEQVRQQEPKKQRFTIKKLTIGVASVLIGFTFMGMSASADDQTTPTTSDPAVTPTKVQSNNNPSMGMSASADDQTTPTTSDPAVTPTKVQSNNNPSAQTAQSGATSYYNNALSLYAIGDSDDSTDSDKYQVTYLPMYFERPTTDTPVTKTQTPMMPYMMPDGTITGYKLTGDTHGAPFNPPKGLTASVDSKTGKVTVTVAKDVTTDDFTIMVDIDYQDGSGTFWYVPVHIKNYANQYIPAYTDTTVAANSSVNTGSPSFTKDSEAVTDVPGHTYAFKDGTTNMTINDKNSKNPVTVTIDNTSGAITFTAPDDATEYDIPVTVTYKDGSSNTATAKVFVNKSLDPTKVDPTNPEYKEMFKTVTRDIVTTSVSGQQTTKTQSLDFGRTMTIYGNGDPATYGKWEALSADKFASKNITPVDGYTSYYKIGNDGQKVYASAVPSASALDKDGNPVAGTTVYVGYDKSNADQYIPAYTDTTVAANSSVNTGSPSFTKDSEAVTDVPGHTYAFKDGTTNMTINDKNSKNPVTVTIDNTSGAITFTAPDDATEYDIPVTVTYKDGSSNTATAKVFVNKSLDPTKVDPTNPEYKEMFKTVTRDIVTTSVSGQQTTEAQSLDFGRTMTIYGNGDPATYGKWEALSADKFASKNITPVDGYTSYYKIGNDGQKVNASAVPSTSALDKDGNPVDGTTVYVGYDRNNTTPGDDRNHNTNPGDNGNHNTNPGNNNGINNGTQNGNGNKTVNTNVTNNGNGDNSQNNKQALPQTGNTKNDAAVAGLGLAGLLAMLGLGGLKKKRN